The Geotrypetes seraphini chromosome 12, aGeoSer1.1, whole genome shotgun sequence nucleotide sequence ggtgcagcaacagcatttctcttcccccttcccctctcactctcctcctccactgctctcccccttcccccatccactcttctcctccactgctctcccctcagtcctgctgcagctttccctcttccattttaagtctagcagcactctcctctgttcccaatccagcagcacctctccctctcatctccctcctccactcagctccaacagtacctctccctcccctctacttcTATTTTATCCCACCaactagctgcagcacctctcctttccacccccagggcaagcagcacctctcctctccgactagcagggctcctctcccttccctttccctcccctctgactagaagcagtaccttacccactcccctcccaggtctagcagcatCACTTCCTCCTCTCCTTGCCTCCTATCAGCCCCCCTACCTCTTGTCTCCCAGGTCCATCGgcaccacgccccccccccccctcccgattacCAGGCTCTCACTGGCTAGTGGATTCCCcggcctgactcggcacagcctgaagttgtgtttgactctggtaaagaaagtacaaaagaaaaaaaaaaacaggcgctttttcaaaccctccccacaACACTAGCCTGTATTAGCAGCTGCACCACTCTCTCCTTCCGTAGCTTTAGCGAATCAATTCGcttctgcagcctcagagcctctgctaggccgtcctgtctctgatgatgcaacttccttcttcctcagaGGCTGTACGGCCTAGcagaggtacattagatagattatgagcccactgagacagataaggaaaatgattgagtacccgattgtaaaaccgcttagataaccatgataggtggtatatagaAACCTAATAAACTACCCCGCTAGATCCcatgtagtaaaacagattttatgctgcttatccttggaataagcagtggatttcccccaagccatctcaataatggcttatggacttttgtttgaaGAAATTATCcatggggtgggactgggggtgggggccaggtgttctctcttttttttttttaaaaaaagagaaaatcctATGGCTATGCAATATCAGGATCTGATATCCCCCTGGCATACCAGCACACGGTGGTTGCAAGAAATAAATTAATTCACACATGTTTCTTGTGCATAAGTTAATTTATTAGAAGTGAGCTCctgtaaaatcattttccctcccccccccaatttcagTGTGATAGTGTAACCAATGTGCATCTAATAAATTGTTTACCTTATACCATATGAGTTCTGATGTAAACAGGTGTGCACAATGCCTACACACACTCTCTGTGTCCCGTGTGAACCCATGAAATTCTTCCCATGCCCTATCTTCTTGCTCTGCTTCGGCTGCGAAATGAGGGATATAGCGGCCCGCCCGTGCTGAAGCCATAACATTGCTGAGGTAGAACGGACTGCCCTGAAGAGGCGAgtccactttgtcccaccccagaGTCCTGGAGGTTGGGGAAGACCAGGTTTTGGAATTTCAGGATAGGCGGTCCGTGCTGTGAACCGATGACTGGCGTGGCGCGTGTTGGGACGTTGCTGGCTGACGTTGTACTTGATGAGTGCGGCACCagctgggggagcagggagatcAGAGTCTGGTTTAGGGTTTGGAACTCCATTTCAATGACCCTGAGAATTCCTCCAATGTTGCTTAGGCCATCATGTACCGTGGCTATCAGACTCTGAACATCGCTGCGGAGACCGCAGATTTCTTCTTTGACTAAAGAGTGTTCCTGCCACATGTCATCTGTGTCCACTGCTATGTCCTTTTCCTCATCCTCATCCTCATCCTTTGCTTCCTCCTCCTGATGTTCTGGACTGTCCTTTATTGGATCCACTGCACATTCCTCCCCATTCTCCATTCCCTCTTCCTCTGGTGGCTCCCCCTTAATTTCCTCCACTGCAGTTTCAATGTTCTTAAGCAGCTCTTCACTGTTGACTTCGTATCCAAGAAAATCATTTAGGAGCCTAGACTCCATTACCTCCAGGCTTGGGTCCTCGATGGCGCCAGGCAATAGTGATGGCTGCTGTCTGATGGACGTCTGAGGATGGGGGGAATCAGCTTCCTCCTCCTTCATGCTGACCTCGTCACCGTCAGGATGTGCTGATGCAAACCCTGCAGGATAAAGATAAGTGGGACATTTGTAATGACAGAGTTGTACCAGGTATATCATTGTATTGCCAGCCACCCATGTGTTACATGTAGGCATCAACAAATAGCTGTGTTTTTAATAGTCTCTTAAAATGAACACAGTCAGAACAGAGTGTCAGGTTATCAGAGAGGGCATTCCACAATTTCACACCGGCATTTGAAAACATCCTAGCCTTTGTTGCGGCAAAATGCACTCCTGGTTCCCTGGTTGCTGTCAACTTCATTCCTCCCTCTGACCTCAATGTCTTCCTAGTCGATAAATCTCCCATAGCGTTTGCAAACAAACTGAGGCTAATCTGTACAAAACTTGGTGTACTATGAACATTACTCTAAATGGCAATCTTTGTTTTAGAAGAAACCAGTGTAGTTATTTCAAAACGGGTGTAATATGTACCATCCTAGGAATGCCAGTAATCAGCCTAGCGGCCGAGTTCATCAATAACTGCAGCACTTTACACTTTGACAAAGCAAGACagagtgaattgcagtagtctaattgctAACATATCACAGACGCTGGCTGTAACGTTGTCACCACAATATCTACCTAGATCTCGAGATACTATGACTATGTTCATAAGAGGCTCACAAGCAGAGAGAACAAAAGTCTACCTTGTGTCACCATATAGGTACATTAATGTTCATGTGCAATGTCTCGTGAGTACATCTTTCAATGAACTAGCAAAATTACTTTATTTATCATTAGAAAGGCCCAGATAGAGCGAGGGGAGGGGTGGTGGGATATGGGATGGGAGAAGCACATGATCCCAATGTGTAAATCATTGTGCTATCATTGATACACCTAGGCCCACAGTGAGGGAAACATACTATGCTAAGTCCTTTCCTACAGTAGATGAGGGTCTTCATTTCTAGATATCAGTGTTCAAAGTGTTTatggtaagtttttaaaaaaagtaatttcacattttatttattcattcaattttcgatGCCATTCTCCCAAGAGAGCGCAGAATGattgacatgaatttattcaggtactcaaaacatttttccctgtctgccccggagggctcaaaatctatctaatgtatcttggATAATGCGgggattgacttgcccagggttacaaggaacagcttgggtttgaacccacaacctcagggtgcagaggctgcaaccactgcaccacacactcctccgtgCATTCTTAAGTAGAAGTACAGGGAGGAACACAAAACCAAATTTACTTaaatatcaattttttaaaaaacagcaaaTATTCAACTttatttaactggtcagaaacagtcaaaatagtgtttttaTGGCTAACCGTGTACATATTCATCTGGAGATAAACAGTTATCTGCGGTTTAATATGTACAGTTAGCAGCTACCACTAAACCAGATATATTGTTAGGATTTATCCagttaagtacataagtacataagtagtcgcctccgccggggcagaccagaggtccatccagcccagcggtccgctcacgcggcggcccatcaggcatattgcctggtcagcggtccctgactaattttattgcctacctctacagttatctctaaaccttccactgctcttatctgtacccctcaatccctttgtcttccaggaacctatccaggtcatccttgaaaccctgtactgtgctatttcttatcacggcctccggaagggtgttccatgtgtccaccaccctctgtgtgaaaaagtacttccttgcgtttgttttaaacctgtcccccttcaatttcatcgagtgaccccttgttcttgtggtttctttcaaattgaaaaatctgtctttgtcaacctttttgatgcccctcaggatcttgaaggtctctatcatatctcctctgagtctccgcttttccagggagaacagccccagcttcttcagtctgtcagtgtatgtaaggttttccatacccttaatcagtttagttgctcttctctggactccctcaagcattgccatgtcctttttgaggtacggtgaccagtactgtacacagtattccagatgcgggcgcaccatagcccggtacagtggcaggatgacttccttcgttctggtcgagatacccttcttaatgatacctaacatttggtttgctttcctcgaggctgtggcgcattgtgccgacgccttcaatgtcgtgtctaccatcactcccaagtctctttccagattactgacccctagcattgatccccccattttgtaagtgaacatcgggttccttctccctatatgcatgaccttgcatttccctacattgaagctcatttgccactttttcgcccattcttccaatgtcgtaagatccctttggagattctcgcagtcaaccgtggtttcaaccttgctgaatagtttggtgtcatctgcaaatttgatgacctcgcattttgttcccgcctccaggtcgtcaatgaatatgttaaacaggagcggtcccagcaccgatccttgaggaaccccgctcgtgaccccttgccagtccgagtaatggccctttacaccaaccctctgcttcctgtctgccagccagtttttgatccatcggtggacctccccgtgcaccccatggttccatagcttcctgagcaaccgctcatgtggtaccttatcgaaggctttctggaagtctaggtaaattatgtctatgggttctcctttgtccacctggttgtttaccccctcaaagaagtacaacaagtttgtgaggcacgacctacccttgcagaacccatgctggctcgaccttagctgtccatttttttcgatatggtcacagatgctgtccttaatcagtgcctccatcatctttcccgggaccgatgtgaggcttaccggcctatagtttcccgggtcgcccctcgaacccttcttgaagatgggcgtgacattagctattttccagtcctccgggatctctccagtttttagggataggttgcatatttgctgaagtgtctctgctatttcattccttaattccttgagcacccttgggtgaatgctatccggacctggcgacttgtcgctctttagcttgtctatctgcctgaggacatcctcctggctcacctctaatttgaccagcttgttatcttgatctccattttctatttcctctggttccggaatgttggatgtgtcctccctcgtgaagaccgacgtaaagaagtcatttaacttgtcagctatttctttttcctccctcactactccctttctatccccatcatccaagggccccacttcctccctcgctggttgcttcccctttacgtacctgaagaatgatttgaaattttttgcctctcccgctagtctctcttcatattccctctttgctctcctaaccactcggtggcactccttctggctttccttgtgttccttttggttggcctgcgtttgatcctgtttccattttttgaacgatgctttcttgttactgatcgccttttttacagctgccgttatccatgctgggttctttattcgatttttcttgcactcttttctgaacctggggacgtacaggttctgtgcttcgtgcaccgtacgcttgagcagggtccaggcgctttctacggactctaccttccttgtgctgccgttgagtttcttccccaccattttcctcattgcatcataattcccttttctgaagttgagcgctgttgttgtggttcttttcaccctggatgatcccagttctagtctgcactggatcatgttgtgatcgctgtttcccagtgggtctaataccgctacttcctttgcaggtccccccagtccactgaagattagatcaagagtagcttctcctcgtgtaggttccatgaccagctgttccaggaagcagtccctcgtggcttccaggaatttggtctctctctcgcaacttgagtgcccgatactccagtctatcccagggtagttgaagtctcccatcaccaccacacttccattcttgcatacctgccgcagttccgtctccaggtcccggtcgatttcttccgattggccaggcggacgatagtatagacccaatttgatgtctgctccagatcctcctggtagcttaacccatattgattccaagccttccgaccttactgctgtttccattttggttgagggtatggagtcttttatgtatagcgctattcctccacccttcttgtgtgtcctgtctctcctgtaaagtttgtaccctggtatgaccacatcccatttattatcatcagcccaccacgtttctgtgattccaattatgtccagggctttttgactggctataatttccagctctcccattttggccctgaggctcctcgcatttgtgtagaggcaatataggtcctgatttgtcgcccgccctgctgttttctttccatggctcggcgctcccacctggcttgcctttactcggtcatccacctcccgtggcgtgtccgttttgcccccatccagtatctccttttttggatggtcctcttgctcccattgttctctttcaaccatgcctgttaggctcgtttgtgcactgggcccctgcattgcatctgtgggccttttttctgaagatttccactcaacccttttgtttaaaagttccctcccagtccctttgtccaaaaagtccctctcagcccctttgtccaagagttcccactcggtccctttgtccaaaagtgtctcctcagtccctttgtacaaaaagtccctctcagcccctttgtccaagagttcccactcggtccctttgcccaaaagtgtcccctcagtccctttatccaagaagcctctcatagtccctttgcccaagaattttctctcagtccctttgtccaaaagatcccactcggtcccaagctctcttttgcaatgtccttgttcggtatcattttttgataccaatgtccggtgtgtcgaggccagatcgacttccggctttccccttctcttcagtttaaagctaggtctatggcgttttggatgtttcttgccagctgcctcgtcccagctgtgctcaggtgcagtccatctctcctgtagagcttgttcttccccaagaaggtcgtccagtttcgaacaaagtggaatccctcctcctcgcaccatctcctcagccatccgttcattacttgtagttcgctctgtcttcttgcgtctgctctcggtactggtaggatctccgagaaggctatcctatttgatctcagcttcagtttccgccccaggatcctgaactgctcagtcagtgtagtccggttgaaatttttcctgctgacgtcgttggttccaatgtggattacaactgccgtctcctctgtctcggctccctccaggattctatcaattctgctgatgacgtccgttgttcttgcccccgggagacatgtcactagtcggtcctcccttcctccggcaatgtgactgtccacttctcgcaggattgagtctcctactacaacagcagatttccccttcctcagatgtctctctggtctcaggtccgtgtcttccgggctctgctggatctccgctggtccttccgccaggtcctgttgggtaccatcatctgcattttcagaccctacgctaggtcccactcccatggtgtttgttggttcctgacctccagctgccggttcccgtctgatacgctggtggtcctgtgcctctgccatctgccaggcctcctctatgtacttctcgagctctctgacttgttctgagatgtggctctctctggtagtctcctccgtttccccacactgttcctctattgagcagagtccctccagctcctggactctaacctgcagccttccgacctccctcttcaggctatccagttcctggcatcgattgcatatgtatgcccgcctcccaaaggggaggtagtcatacatatgacatgcgatgcagtatactgggtagccctgctggattcctgcagcctccatttctctgttttctttcctgtgttctgtaagagaagagagagaaagagaatgagaatgAATCGCGAATAAATTTGAGAAAATGTAGCTCAGGAATTTCTCTACTGGGCTGCCTGTGCTcctgcgccgaacggctgcacgccgttggctccctgccttttaagggggagcccggctgaagtcgctgaagtcgctgacgcgatgtgggtgggcggagctagctctcgcccgcctctggctcaccgcgtccccctcgcctttctcctctcctgctcgctgccgctggaatcggcagcgagccctgtagcttctgccctcgcctgcctgcctcctctcctggccgcggctccctgccttttaagggggagcccggctgaagtcgctgaagtcgctgacgcgatgtgggtgggcggagctagctctcgcccgcctctggctcaccgcgtccccctcgcctttctcctctcctgctcgctgccgctggaatcggcagcgagccctgtagcttctgccctcgcctgcctgcctgcgttccatgtatccaccaccctctgagtgaaaaagaacttcctggcgtttgttctaaacctttcccctttcagtttctccgagtggcCCGGAACATCCATGTTAAAACGCTGGCGATGAGCAGTCAAAGCATTGcttgccactggctgaatatcaggccctaaaGCCCCAGTTctgtgaggggccgctgaaaagctctcagcccatccaagaagagaatgacgtggagccatgaaatgtacaagttattctgcacttttcttgacacttttcctgTCAGTGAGGCAAATggatctagtaaatgggcacaagtatagggaaatcaagccattgtgacatcaccgatgaggctggctcttaagcattggtggaatgaggcataatgacatcacaataggagggggcCACTGCACAGTTCTCagtccatccaagaagagaatgatgcggagccatgaaacttaaaagttattccacacttttcttgacacttgtcgtttcagtgatatgaaaatggtcatttcttagatctgcttgtcctcagtgcctctatatttttgaaccattaaaaaaaaaaccccaaaaccgatatccaaaataaaaatacacaaaaaaagccattgggatgtaggagggggaccagcatttttagtagactgtccATATATACATCCCtagagggcactgcagtgaacttcacataaaaaggcccagctacacctctcaccataacccccttatagtgtatggtaagccctccaaaaccgaCCAAAAATCTACTGGATCCAAC carries:
- the LOC117346910 gene encoding uncharacterized protein LOC117346910, translated to MKEEEADSPHPQTSIRQQPSLLPGAIEDPSLEVMESRLLNDFLGYEVNSEELLKNIETAVEEIKGEPPEEEGMENGEECAVDPIKDSPEHQEEEAKDEDEDEEKDIAVDTDDMWQEHSLVKEEICGLRSDVQSLIATVHDGLSNIGGILRVIEMEFQTLNQTLISLLPQLVPHSSSTTSASNVPTRATPVIGSQHGPPILKFQNLVFPNLQDSGVGQSGLASSGQSVLPQQCYGFSTGGPLYPSFRSRSRARR